Within Desulfobacter sp., the genomic segment CCGGGCTGCTGAGCGATGACCTGGACCTGGTGGTGGACGCCATTGACGGGCTTAATTCCAAGGTCAACCTCATTGTGGGAGCCAGGGAAATGGGCCTGGGCATCGTATCTTCCATGGGGGCTGCCGGCCGTACAGACATTACCATGATCCGCACCGGTGACCTTTTTGAAACCTCCATCTGCCCCTTGGCCAGAATGGTCCGCCGCCGCCTGCGCCGCCGGGGGGTGGAAAGCGGGGTTCCCTGCGTATATTCCATTGAACCTCCCCTGAACAAGCAGCCTTATAATGAAGAAGATGCTGTGGACGCCCTGGACGGCCACGGCCGACCCCGGCCGCCCATCGGCACCGTTGCCTGGGTGCCCGGCTCATTCGGCCTGGCCCTTGCCGGTATGGCGGTCCGCATGTTAACCCGGGATGGGTAGTCCCCCGTCACGGGGCATTGCCGGGCCCATCCCCTTTCCGGTGAAATGGCTGCTGGCAGAGGGATTTAGTTGCACCTGCTCCAGGCGCCTATATCCGTCAGAACACCATCTTCAAAGGTCAGCGGGTAGCAATAATTGTTGCCCCTTTCTTTGATGCGGACGGACCAGAGATCAATTTTTTTTTCTGT encodes:
- a CDS encoding tRNA threonylcarbamoyladenosine dehydratase, which produces MDQFSRIEQLLGRDALKKIKGARVAVFGLGAVGSFTVEALARSGVGYMRLVDFDRVDPTNINRQLYALNSTVGQEKALLAKERVKDINPASCVEIHSSFVNADSLAGLLSDDLDLVVDAIDGLNSKVNLIVGAREMGLGIVSSMGAAGRTDITMIRTGDLFETSICPLARMVRRRLRRRGVESGVPCVYSIEPPLNKQPYNEEDAVDALDGHGRPRPPIGTVAWVPGSFGLALAGMAVRMLTRDG